In Asanoa sp. WMMD1127, one genomic interval encodes:
- a CDS encoding bifunctional polysaccharide deacetylase/glycosyltransferase family 2 protein produces the protein MGIWRQGQRIGDTQHIVTPEPRRSRFSGRRWIIAGVATLVLANLLAIGAYANSRFAPDNENQMGRQGTVPAAVREGGPVVDTRDGRVASHRPPDRTIVLTFDDGPDPLWTPQVLDVLHRHGVPATFFVVGSQTSRHPEFVERMVREGHEVGAHTFTHPDLAGLAGWRQRLELSQTRSAIAYAAGINTPLLRLPYSSGVDSLDDQHWSVVRAAGDEGMVSVFDDTDSRDWARPGVDAIIRSSTPDGNRGAVVLLHDAGGERSQTVAALDRFIPRMKERGYRFTTVEGAFGGGTPALAAAKASRSDQIRGGLLVWAVKIADGTSRLLWVLLLLVGVLTLARTLVLFGFALRHARRRRARTWSWGPEVNEPVTVIVPAYNEKRTIGAAVRTLASGDHPGIEVLVIDDESDDGTADEVESLGLPNVRVVRVPGGGKAAALNAGVALARHDLLVMVDADTVVAPDSIHKLVQPFADPAVGAVAGNVKVGNRRRIIGRWQHIEYVIGFNLDRRLYDTLHCMPTIPGALGAFRRQAVRDAGGLSRATLAEDTDLTMAIHRAGWRVVYEETAIARTEAPNTLGQLWRQRYRWSYGTMQAMWRHRRALVESGASGRFGRRGLPFIALFSVVLPLFAPVLDIVAVYGVFFLDRFEALIAWLAVLVIQVVTAILAFRLDREPLRPLWALPLQQLVYRQVMYLVLVHAAATALTGGLLKWQHLRRSGEVAEAT, from the coding sequence ATGGGCATCTGGCGGCAGGGCCAGCGGATCGGCGACACCCAGCACATCGTCACACCCGAACCCCGGCGCTCGAGGTTCTCCGGGCGCCGCTGGATCATCGCGGGCGTCGCCACGCTCGTGTTGGCCAACCTGTTGGCGATCGGCGCCTACGCGAACTCGCGGTTCGCGCCCGACAACGAGAACCAGATGGGCCGGCAGGGCACGGTGCCCGCGGCGGTACGCGAGGGCGGCCCCGTGGTCGACACCCGCGACGGCCGGGTCGCCAGCCACCGCCCGCCCGACAGGACGATCGTGCTCACCTTCGACGACGGTCCCGATCCTCTGTGGACCCCGCAGGTGCTCGACGTGCTGCACAGGCACGGCGTGCCGGCCACGTTCTTCGTCGTGGGCTCGCAGACCAGCCGGCACCCGGAATTCGTCGAGCGGATGGTGCGCGAGGGCCACGAGGTCGGCGCCCACACGTTCACCCACCCCGACCTGGCCGGGCTGGCCGGCTGGCGCCAGCGGCTGGAGCTGAGCCAGACCCGCTCCGCGATCGCGTACGCCGCCGGGATCAACACCCCGCTGCTCCGCCTGCCCTATTCGAGCGGCGTCGACTCGCTCGACGACCAGCACTGGTCGGTCGTCCGCGCGGCCGGCGACGAGGGCATGGTCTCCGTCTTCGACGACACCGACAGCCGCGACTGGGCCCGGCCGGGCGTCGACGCGATCATCCGTAGCTCGACGCCGGACGGCAACCGCGGCGCCGTGGTGCTGCTGCACGACGCGGGCGGCGAACGGTCGCAGACCGTCGCGGCGCTCGACCGGTTCATCCCGCGGATGAAGGAGCGCGGCTACCGGTTCACCACCGTCGAGGGCGCGTTCGGCGGCGGCACGCCGGCCCTGGCCGCCGCGAAGGCCAGCCGCTCCGACCAGATCCGCGGCGGACTGCTGGTCTGGGCGGTCAAGATCGCCGACGGCACCAGCCGGCTGCTCTGGGTGCTCCTGCTGCTGGTCGGGGTGCTGACGCTGGCTCGTACGCTGGTGCTCTTCGGTTTCGCCCTCCGGCACGCCCGCCGGCGCCGCGCCCGCACCTGGTCGTGGGGGCCCGAGGTCAACGAGCCGGTCACCGTGATCGTGCCGGCCTACAACGAGAAGCGGACGATCGGCGCCGCCGTGCGCACGCTCGCCTCCGGTGATCATCCGGGGATCGAGGTGCTGGTCATCGACGACGAGTCCGACGACGGCACGGCCGACGAGGTGGAGAGCCTCGGCCTGCCCAACGTGCGGGTCGTCCGGGTGCCCGGCGGCGGCAAGGCGGCCGCGCTCAACGCCGGCGTCGCGCTGGCCAGGCACGACCTGCTGGTCATGGTCGACGCCGACACCGTCGTCGCGCCCGACTCGATCCACAAGCTGGTGCAACCGTTCGCCGACCCGGCCGTCGGCGCCGTCGCCGGCAACGTCAAGGTCGGCAACCGGCGCCGGATCATCGGCCGCTGGCAGCACATCGAGTACGTGATCGGTTTCAACCTGGACCGCCGGCTCTACGACACGCTGCACTGCATGCCGACCATCCCGGGCGCGCTGGGCGCCTTCCGGCGGCAGGCGGTGCGCGACGCGGGCGGCCTCAGCCGGGCCACGCTGGCCGAGGACACCGACCTCACGATGGCCATCCACCGGGCCGGCTGGCGGGTGGTCTACGAGGAGACCGCGATCGCCCGCACCGAGGCGCCCAACACGCTCGGCCAGCTGTGGCGGCAGCGCTACCGGTGGAGCTACGGCACGATGCAGGCGATGTGGCGGCACCGCCGCGCATTGGTCGAGTCGGGTGCCTCGGGCCGGTTCGGCCGGCGCGGCCTGCCGTTCATCGCGCTGTTCTCGGTCGTGCTGCCGCTGTTCGCGCCGGTGCTCGACATCGTCGCCGTCTACGGGGTGTTCTTCCTCGACCGGTTCGAGGCGCTGATCGCGTGGCTGGCGGTGCTGGTGATCCAGGTGGTGACGGCGATCCTGGCGTTCCGCCTCGACCGCGAGCCGCTGCGCCCGCTCTGGGCGCTGCCGTTGCAGCAGCTGGTCTACCGGCAGGTGATGTACCTGGTGCTGGTGCACGCCGCTGCCACCGCGCTGACCGGCGGCCTGCTCAAGTGGCAGCACCTGCGGCGCAGCGGCGAGGTGGCCGAGGCGACCTGA
- a CDS encoding GntR family transcriptional regulator, with protein MIEFHLDGRSGVAPYMQLIQQVRQALRLGLLREGDRLPTIKDVVAKVAINPNTVLKAYRELEYEGLVTARPGVGTFVARTLNDEAAGRAVEPLREELRAWLTRAKAAGLDPESIEALFATTFRTQLQESP; from the coding sequence ATGATCGAGTTTCATCTGGACGGTCGGTCCGGCGTCGCGCCCTACATGCAGCTGATCCAGCAGGTCCGCCAGGCCCTGCGCCTCGGCCTGCTGCGCGAGGGCGACCGCCTTCCCACCATCAAAGACGTGGTCGCCAAGGTCGCGATCAACCCCAACACGGTGCTCAAGGCCTATCGGGAGCTGGAGTACGAGGGCCTCGTCACCGCCCGCCCCGGCGTCGGCACGTTCGTGGCCCGCACCCTCAACGACGAAGCGGCCGGGCGGGCCGTCGAGCCGCTCCGCGAGGAGCTCCGCGCCTGGCTGACCAGGGCGAAGGCGGCCGGCCTCGACCCCGAGAGCATCGAGGCGCTGTTCGCCACCACGTTCCGGACCCAGTTACAGGAGTCACCATGA
- a CDS encoding ABC transporter permease subunit: MIWFTWRQFRTPAVVAAAALAVLTAVLLINGNAITDLYSAVAACQSDCGTAVDAFLTQFHNSLGGTIYYVTLAIMYAAPPLIGLFWGAPLIARELEAGTHRLAWNQSITRSRWLATKLGLVGTATAAAAGLLSWAVTAWASRVDSAAADRITPLVFGARGIVPIGYALFAFTLGVAAGMLIRRTVPAMASTLAIYAAAVAAMPLALRTHLAPATHETPPLDMNRLDALMINQSGEMLIEPDPVTNAWTITNRPITANGQVFTGPADPTRCGPDLPNGSCSEWVGSLGLRQDVVYHPDSQFWTLQLAETALFVGLAAVLAAASFWWLRRRIN, translated from the coding sequence ATGATCTGGTTCACCTGGCGCCAGTTCCGCACCCCGGCCGTCGTCGCGGCGGCGGCGCTGGCCGTGCTCACCGCTGTGCTGCTGATCAACGGCAACGCGATCACCGATCTCTACTCGGCCGTCGCCGCCTGCCAGTCCGACTGCGGCACCGCCGTCGACGCCTTCCTGACCCAGTTCCACAACAGCCTCGGCGGCACGATCTACTACGTCACCCTCGCGATCATGTACGCCGCCCCACCTCTCATCGGCCTCTTCTGGGGCGCGCCGCTGATCGCCCGCGAGCTCGAGGCCGGCACCCACCGCCTGGCCTGGAACCAGTCGATCACCCGGTCGCGCTGGCTGGCCACCAAGCTCGGCCTGGTCGGCACCGCCACCGCCGCCGCGGCCGGCCTGCTCAGCTGGGCGGTCACCGCGTGGGCGAGCCGCGTCGACAGCGCCGCCGCCGACCGGATCACGCCGCTGGTCTTCGGCGCACGGGGCATCGTGCCGATCGGGTACGCGCTGTTCGCCTTCACCCTCGGCGTCGCCGCCGGCATGCTGATCCGCCGCACGGTCCCGGCGATGGCGAGCACGCTGGCGATCTATGCCGCCGCGGTGGCCGCGATGCCGCTCGCGCTGCGCACCCACCTGGCCCCGGCGACCCACGAGACACCACCACTCGACATGAACCGCCTCGACGCCCTAATGATCAACCAGAGCGGCGAGATGCTGATCGAACCCGACCCGGTCACCAACGCCTGGACGATCACCAACCGCCCGATCACCGCGAACGGCCAGGTCTTCACGGGCCCGGCGGACCCGACCCGCTGCGGCCCGGACCTGCCCAACGGCTCCTGCTCGGAATGGGTCGGTTCGCTGGGGCTGCGGCAGGACGTGGTCTACCACCCGGACAGCCAGTTCTGGACGCTCCAGCTCGCGGAGACGGCGCTGTTCGTGGGGCTGGCTGCGGTGCTCGCGGCCGCCAGCTTCTGGTGGCTGCGCCGTCGAATCAACTGA
- a CDS encoding DUF4062 domain-containing protein, translating into MPIHTPDQRLRVFVSSTLDELAVERKAVSEAIRRLHLAPVMFEQGARPHAPRDVYRSYIAQSHVFIGVYGEDYGWTAPGSAISGIEDEYRLAADMPRLIYVKAPAPRRDPRLEALIEDIESSADVSFRRFGDAHELRRLVEHDIAVLLTERFQESGAAPETAPPAAIPVARTQMFDRDLETAALTELLTDEDVRLVTLTGPGGVGKTRLATDLAERLRPLFPDGIGYVELSTVNSPDLVVDAIARALGLRTSSTWRPLADIVAFLRTRQMLLVVDNFEHVAEAAPVLADILAGAAGVTALVTSRSPVRISGEHAFALEPLAIPDRAITLDVVSHYGSVRLFVDRARAASGSFALTEENLPAVVEICRRLEGLPLAIELAAAKIRVLPPAAILQRMGRPLELLTGGARDLPDRQRTLRDTVRWSYDLLSPGERALFRRLAVFTGGFTLDAADAVGAGATADDVVDALDGLVQSSLVRQESKPATEPRFRMLDSIREFALDQLRGGADWEPAHAAHAGHYLAFASATEPRLNRLAESGLLDRLETEHDNLTSAMSWFIDHHDPESALRLGEAIWVFWWLHGHVDEALRYLTRIFEMSDHLSRRGYGRALLAAGTMSLASGDLARGGPRLERALLILREVGDMAGIARAAGPLGHLAIIQRDFERARPLVEEASRLSTQLGDDWQTSIYHSRLGTIALLDDDHDTAADEFHAALVAAQVADDSLGVSVALYSLALNSMGRGDFAEAHDYLADGLSAAYGKGDTNSPPLFIAGLGDLDARQGELERAVRLIAAATALQTPSGATWLAAYVLPWPDDGPDAETLRRKLGAVTYDRARRQGAALGLDRAVAEALAT; encoded by the coding sequence TTGCCGATCCACACTCCTGACCAGCGGTTACGCGTTTTCGTCAGCTCCACGCTCGACGAGCTCGCCGTCGAGCGGAAGGCCGTCAGCGAGGCCATCCGGCGGCTGCACCTCGCACCGGTGATGTTCGAGCAGGGCGCCCGGCCGCACGCGCCGCGCGACGTCTACCGCTCCTACATCGCCCAGAGCCACGTCTTCATCGGCGTGTACGGCGAGGACTACGGCTGGACCGCCCCCGGCTCGGCGATCTCCGGCATCGAGGACGAGTACCGGCTGGCCGCCGACATGCCCCGGCTGATCTACGTGAAGGCGCCCGCGCCCCGCCGGGACCCGCGGCTGGAGGCGTTGATCGAGGACATCGAGTCCAGCGCCGACGTCTCCTTCCGCCGCTTCGGCGACGCCCACGAGCTGCGCCGGCTGGTCGAGCACGACATCGCCGTGCTGCTGACCGAGCGCTTCCAGGAGAGCGGCGCCGCGCCGGAGACCGCGCCGCCCGCGGCCATCCCGGTCGCCCGCACCCAGATGTTCGACCGCGACCTGGAGACCGCCGCGCTGACCGAGCTGCTCACCGACGAGGACGTGCGGCTCGTCACGCTGACCGGGCCCGGCGGCGTCGGCAAGACCCGGCTGGCCACCGACCTCGCCGAGCGGCTGCGCCCGCTGTTCCCCGACGGGATCGGCTACGTGGAGCTGTCCACCGTCAACTCCCCCGATCTGGTGGTCGACGCGATCGCCCGGGCGCTCGGGCTGCGCACCTCGAGCACCTGGCGCCCGCTCGCCGACATCGTGGCGTTCCTGCGTACGCGGCAGATGTTGCTGGTCGTCGACAACTTCGAGCACGTGGCCGAGGCGGCGCCGGTGCTCGCCGACATCCTGGCCGGCGCGGCGGGCGTGACGGCGCTGGTGACCAGCCGGTCGCCGGTGCGGATCAGCGGCGAGCACGCGTTCGCGCTGGAGCCGCTGGCCATCCCCGACCGGGCCATCACGCTCGACGTGGTCAGCCACTACGGCTCGGTGCGGCTGTTCGTCGACCGGGCCCGGGCCGCCTCCGGCTCGTTCGCCCTGACCGAGGAGAACCTGCCGGCCGTGGTGGAGATCTGCCGGCGGCTGGAGGGACTGCCGCTGGCGATCGAGCTGGCCGCGGCGAAGATCCGGGTGCTGCCGCCCGCGGCGATCCTGCAGCGGATGGGCCGCCCGCTCGAGCTGCTCACCGGCGGCGCCCGCGACCTGCCCGACCGGCAGCGCACGCTGCGCGACACGGTGCGTTGGAGCTACGACCTGCTGAGCCCCGGCGAGCGCGCCCTGTTCCGCCGCCTCGCCGTGTTCACGGGCGGGTTCACCTTGGACGCCGCGGACGCCGTCGGCGCGGGCGCGACCGCCGACGACGTGGTGGACGCGCTGGACGGGCTCGTGCAGAGCAGTCTCGTGCGGCAGGAGAGCAAGCCGGCGACCGAGCCGCGGTTCCGGATGCTCGACAGCATCCGGGAGTTCGCGCTCGACCAGCTCCGCGGCGGCGCCGACTGGGAGCCGGCGCACGCGGCCCACGCGGGGCACTATCTGGCGTTCGCGTCGGCCACCGAGCCGCGGCTCAACCGGCTGGCCGAGAGCGGGCTGCTCGACCGGCTCGAGACCGAGCACGACAACCTGACGTCGGCGATGAGCTGGTTCATCGACCACCACGACCCCGAGTCGGCGCTGCGGCTGGGCGAGGCGATCTGGGTGTTCTGGTGGCTGCACGGGCATGTCGACGAGGCGCTGCGCTACCTGACCCGGATCTTCGAGATGAGCGACCACCTGAGCCGCCGCGGCTACGGCCGGGCCCTGCTGGCGGCCGGCACGATGTCGCTGGCCAGCGGCGACCTCGCTCGCGGCGGACCGCGACTGGAGCGGGCGCTGCTCATCCTGCGCGAGGTCGGCGACATGGCGGGCATCGCCCGGGCGGCCGGCCCGCTGGGCCATCTGGCGATCATCCAGCGCGACTTCGAGCGGGCCCGGCCGCTGGTCGAGGAGGCGAGCCGGCTCAGCACGCAGCTCGGCGACGACTGGCAGACCAGCATCTACCACAGCCGGTTGGGCACGATCGCGCTGCTGGACGACGACCACGACACGGCCGCCGACGAGTTCCACGCCGCGCTGGTGGCCGCCCAGGTCGCCGACGACTCGCTGGGCGTCTCGGTCGCGCTCTACAGCCTGGCGCTCAACTCGATGGGCCGGGGCGACTTCGCGGAGGCGCACGACTACCTGGCCGACGGGCTGTCGGCGGCCTACGGCAAGGGCGACACCAACAGTCCGCCGCTGTTCATCGCCGGGCTCGGCGACCTCGACGCCCGGCAGGGCGAGCTCGAGCGGGCGGTCCGGCTGATCGCCGCGGCCACCGCCCTGCAGACGCCGTCCGGCGCGACCTGGCTCGCCGCGTACGTGCTGCCGTGGCCCGACGACGGCCCGGACGCGGAGACGCTGCGCCGCAAGCTGGGCGCGGTCACCTACGACCGGGCCCGCCGGCAGGGCGCCGCGCTCGGCCTCGACCGCGCGGTCGCGGAGGCACTCGCGACATGA
- a CDS encoding DUF3046 domain-containing protein: MRLTDFWARLEQAFGPGYAASIAADQVLPQLGGRTIEQALEAGVETVVVWRAVVAAYPDRVPARLR, from the coding sequence GTGCGGTTGACGGATTTCTGGGCGCGGCTGGAGCAGGCGTTCGGGCCGGGCTACGCGGCCAGCATCGCCGCCGACCAGGTGTTGCCCCAGCTCGGCGGGCGGACGATCGAGCAGGCGCTGGAGGCGGGTGTGGAGACGGTCGTCGTGTGGCGGGCCGTGGTGGCCGCGTACCCCGATCGGGTGCCGGCGCGACTGCGCTGA
- a CDS encoding HAD-IB family phosphatase, whose product MSVLHVFDMDGTLLRGSSASLQIGRATGTVEQVAALEAAFVAGRIDTVGFAEGVHRLWRGLTLDLVARVYAGSPWLTGIREVCADIRRRGERSAVITMSPDFFARLLLEEGVDEVVASRFPSVPFVSPVDPAGILTPADKVRIVEELCARHGLPLSRCVAYGDSISDGPLFAHLGATTVAVNADATLAAVAARAYAGEDLLGAYALGRSLIDPTPLTPPP is encoded by the coding sequence GTGAGCGTCCTGCACGTCTTCGACATGGACGGCACGCTGCTGCGCGGCAGCTCCGCGAGCCTGCAGATCGGCCGGGCGACCGGCACGGTCGAGCAGGTGGCCGCGCTGGAGGCCGCGTTCGTGGCGGGTCGGATCGACACGGTGGGCTTCGCGGAGGGCGTGCACCGGCTCTGGCGCGGGCTGACGCTCGACCTCGTCGCGCGCGTCTACGCCGGCAGCCCGTGGCTGACCGGGATCCGCGAGGTGTGCGCCGACATCCGGCGGCGCGGCGAGCGGTCGGCGGTGATCACCATGTCGCCCGACTTCTTCGCCCGCCTGCTGCTCGAGGAGGGTGTCGACGAGGTGGTGGCGTCGCGCTTCCCGTCGGTGCCGTTCGTGAGCCCGGTCGACCCGGCGGGCATCCTCACGCCGGCCGACAAGGTGCGGATCGTCGAGGAGCTGTGCGCCCGGCACGGGTTGCCGCTGTCCCGCTGTGTCGCTTATGGAGACTCCATCTCGGACGGTCCGCTCTTCGCCCACCTGGGCGCGACGACGGTCGCCGTCAACGCCGACGCGACCTTGGCGGCAGTGGCCGCGCGCGCCTATGCGGGTGAGGACCTGCTCGGCGCGTACGCCCTGGGTCGTTCGCTCATCGACCCGACGCCGCTGACGCCACCACCTTGA
- a CDS encoding MBL fold metallo-hydrolase, which translates to MNPVIPADMTFVGNATTVLRLGDFTLLTDPNFVPAGTRLHLGYGAFTRRLVDPALDVVDLAALDAVLLSHLHADHFDGAARDRLPKELPIVTTPQATRKLRSWRFSEVHGLPTWGEHTWERGGQRLRVTAAPGEHGPGVLNRLLPDVMGSVVELDINGENRLRLYITGDTLLRPVLAEVPRRCGPIDAMIIHLGGTRLLGVLLTMDGAQGAGLTELIRPGLTLPVHYDDYTVMKSPLSDFVDRVRDLGVTTVQPVSRGDTVDLPLRAAR; encoded by the coding sequence ATGAACCCGGTCATCCCCGCCGACATGACGTTCGTCGGCAACGCCACCACGGTGCTCCGCCTCGGCGACTTCACGCTGCTCACGGACCCCAACTTCGTGCCCGCGGGCACCCGGCTGCATCTGGGCTACGGCGCGTTCACCCGGCGCCTCGTCGACCCGGCGCTCGACGTGGTCGACCTGGCGGCGCTCGACGCGGTGCTGCTCTCGCACCTGCACGCCGACCACTTCGACGGTGCGGCCCGCGACCGGCTCCCCAAGGAGCTGCCGATCGTCACGACGCCGCAGGCGACCCGCAAGCTGCGCAGCTGGCGGTTCAGCGAGGTGCACGGACTGCCCACCTGGGGCGAGCACACGTGGGAGCGCGGCGGGCAACGCCTGCGGGTCACCGCGGCGCCGGGGGAGCACGGGCCGGGTGTGCTCAACCGGCTGCTGCCCGACGTGATGGGTTCGGTGGTCGAGCTCGACATCAACGGTGAGAACCGGCTCCGGCTCTACATCACGGGCGACACGCTGCTGCGCCCGGTGCTCGCGGAGGTGCCCCGCCGGTGCGGCCCGATCGACGCCATGATCATCCATCTGGGCGGGACCCGGTTGCTGGGCGTGCTGCTCACCATGGACGGTGCGCAGGGCGCGGGCCTGACCGAGCTGATCCGGCCCGGCCTGACCCTGCCCGTGCACTACGACGACTACACGGTGATGAAGTCGCCGCTGAGTGACTTCGTCGACCGCGTGCGCGACCTCGGGGTGACGACGGTGCAGCCAGTCAGCCGCGGCGACACCGTCGACCTCCCGTTGCGCGCCGCGCGTTAG
- a CDS encoding alpha/beta hydrolase — MDDVAALRAGARSRAAARTPGPPMPTQDRVLGGVPVRVYQPDATPVVVYLHGGGFVMGDLDTHDPQVRRLAAATGASVVAVDYRRAPEHPWPAAVDDAVSVLTALSGGPLAVAGDSSGGMLAALAALRVPGLRAQLLVCPNADPTLSSPSVVSEADNGFLDPAVLREWISWWLPSPADRSHVNLLRADLAGQPPALVVTAEHDPLRDEGEAYAARLAAAGVPVRQWREPGLRHDFPTMRDTDPAAAAAEDRFLAAARELLA; from the coding sequence ATGGACGATGTCGCCGCGCTGCGGGCCGGCGCCCGGTCCCGAGCCGCCGCGCGCACGCCCGGTCCGCCGATGCCCACGCAGGACCGCGTGCTCGGCGGCGTGCCGGTGCGGGTCTACCAACCAGATGCCACGCCCGTCGTGGTCTACCTGCACGGCGGCGGGTTCGTCATGGGCGACCTCGACACCCACGATCCACAGGTACGCCGGCTCGCCGCGGCCACCGGCGCGAGCGTGGTCGCGGTCGACTACCGCCGGGCGCCGGAGCACCCCTGGCCGGCCGCGGTCGACGACGCCGTGTCGGTGCTGACGGCGCTGTCGGGCGGTCCGCTCGCGGTGGCCGGCGACTCGTCCGGCGGCATGCTGGCGGCGCTGGCCGCGCTGCGGGTGCCCGGCCTGCGCGCGCAGCTGCTCGTCTGCCCCAACGCCGACCCGACGCTGAGCTCGCCGAGCGTGGTCTCCGAGGCCGACAACGGCTTCCTCGACCCGGCGGTGCTGCGCGAGTGGATCAGCTGGTGGCTGCCGTCGCCGGCCGACCGGTCGCACGTCAACCTGCTGCGGGCCGACCTGGCCGGGCAGCCACCGGCGCTGGTCGTCACCGCGGAGCACGATCCGCTGCGCGACGAGGGCGAGGCCTATGCGGCCCGGTTGGCCGCGGCGGGCGTACCGGTGCGGCAGTGGCGCGAGCCGGGTCTGCGGCACGACTTCCCGACGATGCGCGACACCGACCCGGCCGCGGCGGCGGCCGAGGACCGTTTCCTGGCGGCCGCCCGCGAGCTGCTCGCGTGA
- the recA gene encoding recombinase RecA, translating into MATGPDRDKALDLALAQIDKQFGKGSVMRLGERPVIQTAVIPTGSIALDVALGVGGLPRGRVIEVYGPESSGKTTVALHAVANAQRAGGIAAFIDAEHALDPDYARALGVDTDALLVSQPDTGEQALEIADMLIRSGALDIIVIDSVAALVPRAEIEGEMGDSHVGLQARLMSQALRKITGILNNSGTTAIFINQLREKIGVMFGSPETTTGGRALKFYASVRLDVRRIESLKDGTDVVGNRTRVKVVKNKVAAPFKQAEFDIMYGKGISREGSLIDVGVEQNIIRKSGAWYTYDGDQLGQGKEKAREFLKENPDVAAEIEKKILEKLGVGQGGAGDAAGGLELPPVDF; encoded by the coding sequence ATGGCGACAGGGCCTGATCGGGACAAGGCGCTCGACCTTGCTCTCGCGCAGATCGACAAACAGTTCGGCAAGGGCTCGGTGATGCGGCTGGGGGAGCGGCCGGTCATCCAGACGGCGGTGATCCCGACGGGGTCCATCGCGCTCGACGTGGCGCTCGGCGTCGGCGGTCTGCCGCGCGGGCGGGTCATCGAGGTCTACGGTCCGGAGTCCTCCGGTAAGACGACGGTGGCGCTCCACGCCGTGGCCAACGCGCAGCGCGCGGGCGGCATCGCGGCGTTCATCGACGCGGAGCACGCGCTCGACCCCGACTACGCGCGGGCGCTGGGTGTCGATACCGACGCGCTGCTGGTGTCGCAGCCCGACACCGGTGAGCAGGCGCTCGAGATCGCCGACATGCTGATCCGCTCCGGCGCGCTCGACATCATCGTCATCGACTCGGTCGCGGCCCTCGTGCCCCGCGCCGAGATCGAGGGCGAGATGGGCGACAGCCACGTGGGTCTCCAGGCCCGGTTGATGAGCCAGGCGCTCCGCAAGATCACCGGTATCCTCAACAACTCGGGCACGACCGCGATCTTCATCAACCAGCTCCGCGAGAAGATCGGCGTGATGTTCGGCAGCCCGGAGACCACGACCGGTGGCCGGGCGCTGAAGTTCTACGCCTCGGTGCGACTCGACGTGCGCCGCATCGAAAGCCTCAAGGACGGCACCGACGTGGTCGGCAACCGCACCCGCGTCAAGGTCGTCAAGAACAAGGTCGCGGCGCCGTTCAAGCAGGCCGAGTTCGACATCATGTACGGCAAGGGCATCTCCCGCGAGGGCTCCCTCATCGACGTGGGCGTCGAGCAGAACATCATCCGCAAGTCGGGTGCGTGGTACACCTACGACGGCGACCAGCTGGGCCAGGGCAAGGAAAAGGCCCGCGAGTTCCTCAAGGAAAACCCCGACGTCGCCGCCGAGATCGAGAAGAAGATCCTCGAAAAGCTCGGCGTCGGCCAGGGCGGCGCCGGTGACGCGGCCGGCGGCCTCGAACTCCCGCCGGTCGACTTCTAA
- a CDS encoding ABC transporter ATP-binding protein → MTEPVLRAEGLTKRYGRRVALADCTLEIPAGRVVGLVGPNGAGKTTLLQLAVGLLSPTEGRITVLGGRPGAGPGQLAKVGFVAQDAPTYAGLSIKDHLRFGARTNPGWDQSLADERIAQLGLDPGQKAGRLSGGQRAQLALTMAVAKRPELLVLDEPVASLDPIARREFLRSLMAHTAEHRTSVILSSHLVSDLERVCDHLIVLTASRVRVAGEIDELMGTHYRLTGARRDPADLPTGAEVIEHSHTERQSTFIVRSVVPIDDPGLTVEQLTLEDLVLAYLSRSVAAHRPELETAR, encoded by the coding sequence ATGACCGAGCCGGTGTTGCGGGCCGAGGGCCTGACCAAGCGCTACGGGCGGCGCGTCGCGCTGGCCGACTGCACCCTGGAGATCCCCGCCGGGCGGGTCGTCGGCCTGGTCGGCCCCAACGGCGCCGGCAAGACCACCCTCCTCCAGCTCGCCGTCGGCCTGCTGAGTCCCACCGAGGGCCGGATCACCGTGCTCGGCGGCCGCCCCGGCGCCGGCCCCGGCCAACTCGCGAAGGTTGGCTTCGTGGCGCAGGACGCACCCACGTACGCCGGTCTGTCCATCAAGGACCATCTGCGGTTCGGCGCGCGTACCAACCCTGGTTGGGATCAGTCCCTCGCCGACGAGCGGATCGCCCAGCTCGGCCTCGACCCCGGGCAGAAGGCCGGGCGGCTCTCCGGCGGCCAGCGCGCCCAGCTCGCCCTGACCATGGCCGTCGCGAAACGCCCCGAGCTGCTCGTGCTCGACGAGCCGGTGGCCAGCCTCGACCCGATCGCGCGGCGCGAGTTTCTCCGCAGCCTGATGGCGCACACGGCCGAGCACCGCACGAGCGTGATCCTCTCCTCCCACCTCGTGTCGGACCTCGAGCGCGTGTGCGACCACCTGATCGTGCTGACGGCATCCCGCGTACGCGTCGCCGGCGAGATCGACGAGCTCATGGGCACCCATTACCGGCTGACCGGCGCGCGCCGCGACCCCGCCGACCTGCCCACCGGCGCCGAGGTGATCGAGCACAGCCACACGGAGCGACAGTCGACGTTCATCGTGCGCAGCGTCGTACCCATCGATGATCCCGGCCTGACCGTCGAGCAGCTCACCCTGGAAGACCTGGTTCTGGCTTATCTGTCGCGGTCCGTGGCCGCGCACCGGCCCGAGTTGGAGACCGCCCGATGA